In the Pseudomonadota bacterium genome, one interval contains:
- a CDS encoding HD domain-containing protein: MIPDLETSFSLLRERSVPVHIVGHSVAVAKISLILGEALNDIGRQQNMALLAAAGVLHDIAKFATLKTGEDHARVGADWLDEKGLKPVAWVVRHHVRLQLDLLQPVDEKELVFYADKRVQHEKIVTLLQRFIDLQDRYGENVAALGSLEAMKEITLGLENKIFTGLSWLPEEMGLQVESVGRDYPGLTGHYYQQLEELYEKYIDNHVEI; this comes from the coding sequence GTGATTCCTGACCTTGAAACCAGTTTTTCCCTTTTGCGGGAGCGCTCGGTACCGGTTCATATTGTCGGTCATAGCGTTGCCGTAGCCAAAATTTCCTTGATATTGGGCGAGGCTTTGAATGATATTGGCCGGCAGCAGAATATGGCATTGTTGGCGGCAGCCGGTGTATTGCATGATATTGCCAAGTTTGCAACCTTGAAAACCGGCGAAGATCATGCGCGGGTAGGTGCTGACTGGCTGGATGAAAAAGGTTTGAAACCGGTAGCATGGGTGGTCAGACACCATGTTCGTCTTCAGCTGGATTTGCTTCAGCCTGTTGATGAAAAAGAGCTGGTATTCTACGCCGATAAAAGGGTGCAGCATGAAAAAATTGTTACTCTTCTGCAGCGTTTTATCGATTTGCAGGATCGCTATGGGGAAAACGTGGCGGCATTAGGCTCTCTGGAGGCAATGAAAGAGATTACCCTGGGGCTGGAAAACAAGATTTTTACCGGGCTGTCCTGGTTGCCTGAAGAGATGGGATTACAAGTTGAATCAGTGGGAAGGGATTATCCCGGTCTGACCGGTCATTACTATCAGCAACTGGAGGAATTGTATGAAAAATATATTGACAACCATGTGGAAATATAG
- the panB gene encoding 3-methyl-2-oxobutanoate hydroxymethyltransferase, protein MTDKPVTIARIQEMKTRGEKISMVTGYDYPFARFLDQSGIDMILVGDSVGVVVAGYPNTLPVTVDEMIYHGKAVMRGNSRALVVIDMPFMSYQISIEDAKRQAGKIMQQTGAAAVKLEGGVSMAATIEALTTIGIPVLAHIGLTPQAVNQLGGYRVQREKEQLLADAKAVTDAGAFGLVIECVPADIAAEITSSVSIPTIGIGAGPACDGQVLVLHDLLGLFDRFRPSFVKQYANLGPEIIKAFQQYHQEVKDGSFPTEKHSFR, encoded by the coding sequence ATGACAGATAAACCTGTTACTATCGCCCGAATTCAGGAAATGAAAACCAGGGGAGAAAAAATATCGATGGTCACCGGCTACGATTACCCCTTTGCCCGTTTCCTTGACCAGAGCGGCATTGATATGATCCTGGTGGGAGATTCTGTTGGGGTGGTGGTTGCCGGTTATCCTAATACCCTGCCGGTTACCGTCGATGAAATGATCTATCACGGCAAAGCCGTCATGCGGGGAAACAGCCGGGCTCTGGTAGTCATCGACATGCCGTTCATGAGTTATCAGATCAGTATTGAAGATGCCAAACGTCAGGCAGGCAAGATCATGCAGCAAACCGGCGCCGCAGCCGTCAAGCTGGAAGGTGGCGTTTCCATGGCGGCCACCATTGAGGCCCTGACAACCATCGGAATTCCGGTACTGGCCCATATCGGCCTGACCCCCCAGGCCGTCAATCAGCTGGGCGGTTACCGGGTCCAGAGAGAAAAGGAACAGCTGCTGGCGGATGCCAAAGCCGTTACTGATGCGGGAGCCTTTGGACTGGTTATCGAATGTGTCCCCGCTGACATTGCGGCGGAAATCACCAGTTCAGTCAGTATCCCGACCATCGGCATCGGCGCTGGTCCTGCCTGTGACGGACAGGTACTGGTACTTCATGATCTTTTAGGTCTTTTTGATCGTTTCAGGCCCTCTTTTGTCAAGCAATATGCCAACCTCGGGCCTGAGATTATCAAGGCATTCCAGCAATACCATCAGGAAGTAAAAGATGGCAGCTTCCCCACTGAAAAGCACAGTTTCCGTTAA
- the holA gene encoding DNA polymerase III subunit delta: MLSRLDKNLKQAASLGAEFGCCLVYGQEDYPVSYLFSSLKKLIQQQETITVEQYDYSQVSLEEILFNWDALSLFAEKKIIVLSHLDRLKKNDAKLLQEWLDAHHDTSGLFLFFTAVKVDGRLPFVKAVKKYGEVIKTDHLPPAEVRKLMARHGEKYDVSFAPQVIDTLMHYHDGNLQLIFREAEKLALFVGSGGVVKSEELELLGCGTAAGNIFTLVDELGAGNVKKSLQLLNRLLQDKTVPLVILSMVVRHYRLLALASSPSSRGKSAGDLARTLRVPPFVVQKIRRQLNKFPLSRLSDSFSLLSEVDFRLKSSKIPEPIIMEDMVLTLCRGNARDS, encoded by the coding sequence ATGTTATCCCGGCTTGATAAAAATCTGAAGCAGGCTGCCTCACTGGGGGCTGAATTTGGTTGCTGCCTGGTCTATGGCCAGGAAGATTATCCGGTTTCCTACCTTTTCTCTTCCCTGAAGAAACTTATCCAGCAACAAGAGACCATAACCGTTGAACAGTATGATTATTCGCAGGTTTCACTGGAAGAGATCCTTTTCAACTGGGATGCTCTGTCACTATTTGCTGAAAAAAAAATTATAGTCCTTAGTCACCTGGACAGGCTGAAAAAAAATGATGCCAAACTGTTGCAGGAATGGCTGGACGCTCACCATGATACCAGCGGTCTATTCTTGTTCTTTACCGCAGTGAAGGTAGATGGCCGTTTACCGTTTGTTAAGGCGGTAAAAAAATATGGAGAAGTAATTAAAACTGATCATCTGCCGCCGGCTGAAGTGCGAAAGCTGATGGCCAGACATGGGGAAAAATATGATGTCAGCTTTGCCCCCCAGGTGATTGATACCCTGATGCATTATCATGATGGAAATCTTCAGCTTATTTTCCGTGAGGCGGAGAAGTTGGCATTGTTTGTCGGTTCTGGAGGGGTGGTTAAATCTGAGGAGCTTGAACTGCTGGGTTGTGGTACTGCAGCCGGAAATATTTTTACCCTGGTTGATGAACTCGGCGCCGGGAATGTTAAGAAATCATTACAGCTGCTTAACCGGTTGCTGCAGGATAAAACAGTGCCACTGGTTATCCTGAGTATGGTAGTCCGTCACTATCGTCTGCTGGCCCTGGCCTCTTCTCCGTCCAGCCGCGGCAAATCGGCGGGTGATTTAGCCCGAACATTAAGGGTGCCGCCCTTTGTAGTCCAGAAAATCCGCCGCCAGTTGAATAAATTTCCTTTATCCCGACTGTCTGATAGTTTCTCGCTGCTCTCTGAAGTAGATTTTCGCCTGAAATCCTCAAAAATTCCTGAACCCATTATTATGGAGGATATGGTTCTGACTTTATGCCGGGGGAATGCGCGTGATTCCTGA
- a CDS encoding cytidylate kinase-like family protein, which produces MPVITISKEFASGGLEIAKKLAKVLNVDYFDKQIVEQVAAQAKVSTDNVLDYEEERHISLRAYLSRVIDYDFLKQEKDKEPEELPEETTYDDRKKIPFALGSQGWIDSDIYREMIIRIITSLGQRQHVLIVGRGGQCILQDNPNTIHIRIVGAFEDRVKRTMGENLNLSESQAEKLVREMDKKSREYIKYYFKKDWADPLSYHVVLNTSRVPAESTVSWLSSLAIESMTKP; this is translated from the coding sequence ATGCCGGTTATAACTATTTCGAAAGAATTCGCTTCTGGAGGCCTGGAAATCGCCAAAAAGCTGGCTAAAGTGCTGAATGTAGATTATTTCGACAAACAGATTGTTGAACAGGTAGCCGCCCAGGCCAAGGTCAGCACTGATAATGTCCTTGATTATGAAGAGGAACGCCACATCAGTCTGCGGGCTTATCTGTCCAGAGTTATTGATTATGATTTTCTCAAGCAGGAAAAGGATAAAGAACCTGAGGAATTACCCGAAGAAACAACCTACGATGACCGTAAGAAAATCCCCTTTGCCCTTGGCTCTCAGGGATGGATTGACAGTGATATCTACCGGGAAATGATCATCCGGATAATTACCAGTCTGGGTCAGCGGCAACATGTTTTGATTGTTGGCCGGGGTGGTCAGTGTATTCTGCAAGATAATCCGAACACTATCCATATCCGTATCGTTGGAGCCTTTGAGGATCGGGTTAAAAGAACCATGGGTGAGAACCTCAACCTGAGCGAATCACAGGCTGAAAAACTGGTCAGAGAGATGGATAAGAAAAGTCGTGAATACATTAAATATTATTTTAAAAAAGACTGGGCGGATCCTTTAAGCTACCACGTGGTCCTTAATACCAGCCGGGTTCCAGCGGAATCGACGGTCAGCTGGCTCTCCAGCCTGGCCATTGAATCGATGACTAAACCATAA
- the rpsU gene encoding 30S ribosomal protein S21, translating to MEIKVIDNDVERAIKLLKNKLNKSGLFRELKKRRHYEKPSVRKKKKHLEALKRLAKKRRYGIN from the coding sequence ATGGAAATCAAGGTTATTGATAATGACGTTGAACGGGCGATTAAATTACTGAAAAACAAGCTGAATAAATCCGGCTTATTCCGTGAGTTGAAAAAACGGCGGCATTATGAAAAACCCAGTGTTCGTAAGAAAAAGAAACATCTGGAAGCCCTCAAACGCCTGGCCAAAAAGCGACGATATGGTATAAATTAG
- the panC gene encoding pantoate--beta-alanine ligase, whose amino-acid sequence MKIFTDSEQMQQYVLSQRAAGKTIALIPTMGYLHRGHATLMEQARPTAEIVIVSIFVNPLQFGPREDLDIYPRDFEGDCRTCEQAGVDIIFSPRMPDIYPAGFQTEVSVAKITRGLCGAHRPGHFNGVTTVVAKLFNLTLPNKAFFGEKDYQQLAAIRQMVNDLNFPIEIIGVPIVREADGLAMSSRNVYLSPSQRKAALSLSRGLFRAREAFKQGERQSSILRQTVRNTIQADSDQDCRLEYLAVCDPETLVEIEQIEKGAVIALAVRVGKTRLIDNILLRYTV is encoded by the coding sequence ATGAAGATTTTTACAGATTCCGAACAGATGCAACAATATGTACTGTCCCAACGGGCCGCGGGGAAAACTATTGCCCTGATCCCGACCATGGGCTACCTGCACCGGGGCCATGCCACCCTGATGGAACAAGCCCGCCCGACTGCCGAGATCGTGATTGTTTCCATTTTTGTCAATCCGCTGCAGTTTGGCCCCCGGGAAGATCTTGATATCTACCCCCGGGACTTTGAAGGCGACTGCCGAACCTGTGAACAGGCTGGAGTTGATATAATTTTCAGTCCCCGGATGCCAGATATCTATCCAGCAGGATTTCAGACAGAAGTATCCGTTGCGAAGATTACCAGGGGCTTATGCGGCGCTCATCGTCCCGGTCATTTTAACGGTGTTACGACGGTGGTAGCCAAACTTTTCAATCTTACGTTGCCAAACAAGGCATTTTTTGGTGAAAAAGACTATCAACAGCTGGCCGCCATCAGGCAAATGGTGAACGATCTCAACTTTCCCATCGAAATTATCGGGGTTCCCATCGTCCGTGAAGCGGACGGCCTGGCAATGAGCTCCCGGAACGTCTACCTCTCACCATCACAAAGGAAGGCAGCGCTGTCCCTGTCCCGCGGTCTTTTCCGGGCCCGTGAAGCTTTTAAACAGGGAGAGCGCCAATCATCAATCCTGAGGCAAACCGTCAGGAATACGATTCAGGCGGATTCTGATCAAGACTGCCGGCTTGAATACCTGGCAGTTTGTGATCCGGAAACATTGGTGGAAATTGAACAGATAGAAAAAGGGGCAGTCATCGCTTTAGCTGTCCGGGTGGGAAAAACCAGACTTATTGACAACATATTATTAAGGTATACGGTATAG
- the panD gene encoding aspartate 1-decarboxylase gives MLRTMFKSKIHRATVTDANLGYEGSITIDKTLIDAADILPYELVHIYNLTNGERFSTYVIEGEADGGEICINGAAAHKARKGDMVIIASYVQVDNREIAELKPIVILVDSKNQRVKNA, from the coding sequence ATGTTGCGAACCATGTTTAAATCAAAAATCCATCGGGCCACGGTTACCGATGCCAACCTTGGCTATGAAGGTAGCATAACTATTGATAAAACCCTGATCGATGCAGCGGATATCCTGCCATATGAGCTGGTTCACATCTACAACCTCACCAACGGAGAACGGTTTTCAACCTATGTCATCGAGGGAGAAGCTGACGGCGGAGAAATATGTATTAATGGTGCTGCCGCCCATAAAGCCCGCAAAGGCGACATGGTGATTATTGCCTCCTATGTTCAGGTTGATAATCGGGAAATAGCCGAGCTTAAACCGATAGTTATTTTGGTCGACTCCAAAAATCAAAGGGTCAAAAATGCCTGA